A section of the Venturia canescens isolate UGA chromosome 11, ASM1945775v1, whole genome shotgun sequence genome encodes:
- the LOC122417809 gene encoding uncharacterized protein, whose translation MKRYETNLTSMTIRKRLYNIEYIPTKEKAAEFWDRFEELVRNYDSLPNVNPLSHDEKRDAFFNAITTAIPQVQSIDFVTTNSTGKGLTYDQLKAFIIQHEANKTQTDDTKPAALSIRKHDSKNRCYGCGGQGHHADECPHEGKPQCYECGKIGHIARECTIRKNKQSESATSSKYRSSSKHHSKNAHRPMNSSSFRGKRKFGGSNRENSAKRAKVDKGRSGQQKNKDQRNQDDGKENQNGSKMRKDMGLSIYMDNQQIDIFDPTSHESLIKEIYQKPFWKIELEVDKTSGKFPGSNESKTKRSVAYLTTESSENETRYMTRSVAKAKDVISIDEDPISTKFEAQNKATETEKISLTEVSKTSVPENEKTSLNGKEGISEIVTPSIQNFNSDLSIWDRKLGNVEDIQSEEFTSDETPFNERYEKFLD comes from the exons ATGAAACGATATGAGACGAATTTGACCTCCATGACAATCCGAAAACGATTGTACAACATTGAATATATTCCAACCAAAGAGAAAGCTGCGGAATTCTGGGATCGGTTTGAAGAATTAGTGCGAAATTATGACAGTCTCCCAAACGTGAATCCACTTTCACATGACGAAAAGAGGGATGCATTCTTCAACGCGATCACAACTGCTATACCACAAGTTCAGTCGATTGACTTTGTGACCACGAATTCAACTGGAAAAGGCCTTACCTACGATCAGTTAAAGGCATTCATCATCCAGCACGAAGCAAACAAAACACAAACAGACGACACGAAACCTGCGGCACTGAGTATAAGAAAACACGATTCGAAGAACCGATGCTATGGATGCGGCGGTCAGGGTCATCACGCTGACGAATGTCCACATGAAGGCAAACCTCAATGTTACGAGTGCGGAAAGATTGGACACATTGCGAGAGAGTGCACGATACGGAAGAATAAGCAGAGTGAATCGGCTACGTCATCGAAATATAGGTCATCGTCAAAACACCACAGCAAAAACGCTCATCGTCCGATGAACAGCAGCAGCTTCCGTGGCAAGCGTAAGTTTGGAGGATCAAATCGAGAAAATTCTGCAAAACGAGCGAAGGTTGACAAAGGACGGAGTGGCCAACAAAAGAACAAGGACCAGAGAAACCAAGACGATGGGAAAGAAAACCAAAATGGTAGCAAAATGCGTAAAG ATATGGGACTGAGCATTTACATGGATAACCaacaaatcgatatttttgatCCTACGTCACACGAGTCGCTTATCAAGGAAATCTATCAGAAACCTTTCTGGAAAATTGAGCTAGAAGTAGATAAAACGAGTGGTAAATTCCCAGGTTCGAACGAGAGTAAAACGAAGAGATCAGTGGCTTATTTAACGACAGAAAGCTCAGAAAACGAAACCCGATATATGACTCGGAGTGTGGCAAAAGCAAAGGATGTTATATCGATAGACGAAGATCCAATATCAACCAAATTTGAGGCTCAGAATAAGGCTACTGAAACAGAAAAGATTTCTTTGACGGAAGTATCGAAGACGAGCGTACCGGAAAACGAAAAGACAAGCCTCAACGGTAAGGAAGGTATAAGCGAAATAGTTACCCCGagtattcaaaatttcaactccGATCTATCGATTTGGGATCGAAAACTCGGCAATGTTGAGGACATTCAGTCTGAAGAATTCACGAGCGATGAAACACCATTCAACGAGAGGTATGAGAAATTCTTGGACTAG
- the LOC122418369 gene encoding golgin subfamily A member 6-like protein 22, translating into MEAILAGDRKKREREEGMARGEDGGEVEAFKRSRKLARSPEREEGEADEIVRRVGEMMKELLKQELRQECGRIESKVDRWAEEVRKEHDEMRRQWGEEREMFKKKIEELERKVEVLEKERGEGGEGGERIGRRVWEVEKELERREREERRNNIVVRGVNVAEGVEWEREIEKIWERLGVDGGRKEMRRIGRVDEGGRGMVLIRLEGREKKVEIMKAKVKLRGNRERIEDDLTKEERRIKWLVEGQAYEERRKGKRDEEFWEGIKRWDVVVMSETWATEEGWGAIREGWKKGFRWVIQGAKRGKGRGRAKGGMAFGVKEEIEEEEGGTEPGEEGWMERRVKLGTEWWMIVGVYVNGDMERKKELMSRWMERAGGGKVVIGGDMNVRTGREGGGWDGWRVGEREAVRSSRDEIVTKEGKEWCKGGRRRMGGNEGENKEGDEED; encoded by the exons ATGGAAGCGATTCTGGCAGGGGACAGGAAGAAGAGGGAAAGGGAGGAAGGAATGGCGAGAGGGGAAGACGGAGGGGAGGTGGAGGCGTTTAAGAGAAGTAGAAAACTGGCGAGGTCGCcggagagagaggagggagaGGCGGACGAGATAGTAAGAAGGGTAGGGGAGATGATGAAGGAGTTGTTGAAGCAGGAGTTAAGGCAAGAGTGTGGGAGAATAGAGAGTAAGGTGGACAGGTGGGCGGAAGAGGTGAGAAAGGAGCATGATGAGATGAGAAGGCAGTGGGGAGAGGAGAGGGAAATGTTCAAAAAGAAGATTGAGGAATTGGAGCGAAAAGTGGAGGTACTGGAGAAGGAaagaggggaggggggagagGGTGGGGAAAGGATCGGGAGAAGAGTGtgggaggtggaaaaagagctggagaggagagagagggaggaaaggAGAAACAATATAGTGGTGAGAGGGGTGAATGTGGCTGAAGGGGTGGAGTGGGAGAGGGAGATAGAGAAGATATGGGAGAGATTAGGAGTGGACGGAGGCAGGAAAGAGATGAGAAGAATAGGGAGGGTGGatgagggagggagggggatGGTGTTAATAAGGCTGGAGGGAAGGGAGAAGAAGGTGGAAATAATGAAAGCGAAAGTAAAGTTGAGAGGGAATAGAGAAAGGATAGAGGATGATCTGACAAAAGAGGAAAGGAGAATAAAATGGCTGGTAGAAGGGCAGGCATATGAGGAgaggagaaaaggaaagagg GACGAGGAGTTCTGGGAGGGTATAAAGCGATGGGATGTGGTGGTTATGTCGGAAACGTGGGCAACGGAGGAGGGGTGGGGGGCGATAAGGGAAGGATGGAAGAAGGGATTCAGGTGGGTGATACAGGGAGCGAAGAGAGGGAAGGGAAGGGGAAGGGCGAAGGGTGGTATGGCGTTCGGGGTGAAGGAAGAGATCGAGGAAGAAGAAGGGGGGACAGAGCCGGGGGAGGAAGGATGGATGGAAAGAAGGGTGAAGTTGGGGACGGAGTGGTGGATGATAGTGGGGGTGTACGTAAACGGGGACAtggagaggaaaaaggagCTGATGAGCCGGTGGATGGAAAGAGCAGGGGGGGGGAAGGTGGTGATTGGGGGGGATATGAACGTGAGAACTGGAAGGGAAGGCGGAGGTTGGGACGGATGGCGGGTAGGGGAGAGGGAAGCGGTGAGGAGTTCAAGGGACGAGATAGTGACGAAGGAAGGAAAAGAATGGTGCAA AGGGGGTAGAAGAAGGATGGGAGGAAATGAGGGGGAGAATAAAGAGGGCGATGAGGAAGACTGA